The following coding sequences lie in one Arabidopsis thaliana chromosome 3, partial sequence genomic window:
- a CDS encoding Pseudouridine synthase family protein (Pseudouridine synthase family protein; FUNCTIONS IN: pseudouridine synthase activity, RNA binding; INVOLVED IN: pseudouridine synthesis, RNA modification; LOCATED IN: cellular_component unknown; CONTAINS InterPro DOMAIN/s: Pseudouridine synthase, catalytic domain (InterPro:IPR020103); BEST Arabidopsis thaliana protein match is: pseudouridine synthase family protein (TAIR:AT2G39140.1); Has 1058 Blast hits to 1058 proteins in 413 species: Archae - 0; Bacteria - 872; Metazoa - 0; Fungi - 0; Plants - 35; Viruses - 0; Other Eukaryotes - 151 (source: NCBI BLink).), producing the protein MAISEGTMVEGIHCVPDLVELMPKQHDIPRAWLRIVVHEGRNHEVRELVKNVGLEVDSLKRVRIGGVRLPSDLG; encoded by the exons ATGGCAATCAGTGAAGGCACAATGGTGGAAGGAATCCACTGTGTCCCAGATTTAGTTGAGTTGATGCCAAAGCAGCATGATATACCAAGAGCATGGCTGCGTATAGTG GTTCACGAAGGAAGAAATCATGAAGTCAGGGAATTAGTGAAAAATGTTGGGCTTGAG GTTGATTCATTGAAGCGTGTCCGTATAGGTGGAGTCAGACTTCCTTCAGATCTTGGGTAA